The following are encoded together in the Coffea arabica cultivar ET-39 chromosome 1c, Coffea Arabica ET-39 HiFi, whole genome shotgun sequence genome:
- the LOC140005905 gene encoding putative late blight resistance protein homolog R1A-3, which yields MDSLRQLESLKLLLAQESAHHIEFLLPSNLRRLTLVDFSWSILSTIGKLSSLEVLKLIRQADGDGIKEWDMEEGLFPNLKVLKLKSLNIVSWKGSGDNFPCLEKLVLEDCVELEELPSCLWETSTLQLIKVHGCIYSIGDLVRDIKGQQMDYGNKDLKFLISGEIEDTSSWSD from the coding sequence ATGGACTCTCTCAGGCAACTAGAATCACTAAAGCTGCTTCTTGCCCAGGAGAGTGCACATCATATTGAATTCCTTCTCCCCTCAAATCTTAGACGGTTGACCCTGGTGGACTTTTCTTGGAGTATACTTTCCACCATTGGAAAGCTATCCAGTCTCGAGGTTCTCAAATTAATCAGACAAGCCGATGGTGATGGGATCAAGGAATGGGACATGGAAGAAGGACTCTTCCCCAATCTCAAAGTCTTGAAACTGAAATCCTTGAATATTGTCAGCTGGAAGGGCTCGGGAGATAACTTTCCCTGTCTTGAGAAATTAGTTTTGGAAGATTGTGTGGAATTAGAAGAACTTCCTTCTTGTTTATGGGAAACATCAACTCTTCAGTTGATCAAGGTGCACGGATGTATATACTCTATTGGAGATTTAGTTCGAGACATCAAGGGACAGCAGATGGACTATGGAAATAAGGATTTAAAATTCCTTATCTCAGGAGAAATAGAGGATACTTCTTCATGGTCCGATTGA
- the LOC113741721 gene encoding putative late blight resistance protein homolog R1C-3, producing the protein MESRKLWMDCIIVIDSTSQKLRSLVRRRCHFTRDNQGLNELMVELRLVKTFLVCARELAYFWFSLGYPENSKLGLFYHLLRRLENGLPRIDPAGAASSCGDTLENVKQEISDAYVEMLNSVWLPVFLSEYRWRLLDYEPSLFRGRELYSKLLDCLLKSSSPRIEEFMEFLDSLLENLVDISFMGEACDSRFETLFEPLFEALQEKLVFLKNFILFARMQGKLDEAQKELMKHCGVVALSAAHLCYAFWFFRDDDEVLGGVELNISLSIEKIKPVYHEVRSAYIGVLKFQSASLTLSTQSDMFIVGDFVDSLLGNLWELLQNCPAAFMVSLKHQMQALYDGLRFLRNILKKQQEKYDGLDGRTKDLVGAVVNDAGVAIFSLYQKGIEEVLAKEIDATIFCLLDKIELIKEEVEKKHPLALKFDVSTTNTLELIDLLLENLKELASCKVDAVSFAEDRVNFLRSYLKKTVKHPTRHPNLHLQNMQEDLLFLRSFMENNLEQLNQNEKLPIETMQNDLVFLRSFLENNREQHNQHEELQAIWSQVIEVAHKAEFVIDSLVVGDVSFYSLMLLDNITEEIKLVKSEAQNATTISKHVTSQARSKWSTGTTHQESHQVANQESHQVLDEVNLVKTELSKIDDEKDVFKAQKTTMVLNQAFYWLPNFSKAAISKWRGEKTETLEIEADKYVIEAQEVTKSPRDMPSQSSISAINEVVVDLKDQEQAIIDQLIGGSKQFNIVSIVGMPGIGKTTLAQKVYHDPSIISHFHILAWCCISQVYSKKDLLLEILACIDEKDEYAERNENDLANTLRKHLKQKKYLTVLDDVWDTEAWNALKESFPDDTNGSRILLTSRNQEIPGKPHLLRLLTEEEGWELLQRKLEVTREEGYPPELDVLGRQIAKNCNGLPLSIVIISGILATLDQDGWEKVAERLSSNSVVGATGQCKSILELSYVHLPDHLKPCLLYFGAFREDQEIPIRRLMWLLVAEGFVQKNELESTEKIAEGYIMALINRSLVMVGQRRSTGGVKTCRIHDLLHVFCVGKAKDQNFLHLVQGYDEFLELDELQHPRRLSIYCQPKQFAKSRIFCPHLRSLQHSTSGVRRREVSYSLSCIHQMKLLRVLDLGHISLGFTFPNELCLLVRLRYLAVLGRMNIIPSSLANLLDLETFIVTTYYSGGGLSLLQDAFWNMQKLRHLHVRGALIDLSLANDNPESSSVLYNLDTFSTPKLYVGQSLDAMIRKFPNIRELKCCLLESEESTSDSIKIVAMDSLRQLESLKLLLSQVSPHHIELLLPSNLRRLTLVDFSWSLLSSVGQLSNLEVLKLIGQSDGDGVKEWDMEEGLFPNLKVLMLKSLNIVCWKGSEDNFPCLEKLVLEDCVELEELPSCLWETLTLQLIEVHGCLYSTGDLARDIMEKQMDYGNEDLKICISGEIEDTSSWSD; encoded by the exons ATGGAAAGCAGAAAACTGTGGATGGACTGCATCATTGTAATCGATTCAACGTCACAGAAACTGCGGTCACTGGTGAGGAGGCGATGTCATTTCACCAGGGATAATCAAGGCTTGAATGAGCTGATGGTGGAGCTAAGACTGGTGAAAACATTTCTTGTGTGTGCCAGGGAATTGGCATATTTCTGGTTTAGCCTTGGCTATCCTGAAAATTCAAAACTGGGGCTGTTTTATCATCTTCTTCGCCGACTGGAGAATGGATTGCCCCGCATCGACCCAGCTGGCGCAGCCTCTAGTTGTGGAGATACTCTGGAGAATGTTAAGCAAGAAATCAGTGATGCTTATGTTGAGATGTTAAACTCCGTATGGCTACCCGTTTTTCTGTCTGAATACAGATGGCGTCTTTTAGATTACGAGCCTTCGCTGTTTAGAGGGAGAGAATTATATTCCAAACTGCTTGATTGCTTGTTGAAATCCAGTTCTCCTAGGATAGAAGAATTCATGGAATTCCTAGACTCCTTGCTAGAGAATCTTGTGGATATTAGCTTCATGGGTGAAGCCTGTgattccagatttgaaactttATTCGAACCCTTATTCGAAGCCCTTCAAGAGAAGCTAGTATTCCTTAAAAATTTTATTCTCTTTGCCAGGATGCAAGGCAAGCTTGATGAAGCACAGAAGGAACTCATGAAGCACTGTGGAGTTGTGGCTTTATCTGCAGCACATCTCTGTTACGCTTTTTGGTTTTTTAGGGATGATGATGAAGTGCTTGGTGGAGTGGAATTAAATATTTCACTATCAATAGAGAAGATCAAGCCAGTTTATCATGAAGTCCGTTCGGCTTACATTGGCGTATTGAAATTTCAATCAGCATCCCTCACTCTGTCTACCCAAAGCGATATGTTTATAGTGGGGGATTTTGTAGATTCTCTCCTAGGTAATCTTTGGGAGTTGCTACAAAATTGTCCTGCCGCTTTTATGGTATCCCTGAAGCATCAAATGCAGGCACTCTATGATGGACTGCGATTCTTGAGAAACATTCTCAAGAAGCAGCAAGAGAAGTATGATGGACTAGATGGAAGAACCAAGGATCTTGTTGGAGCTGTGGTCAATGATGCTGGTGTTGCAATTTTCTCACTGTACCAGAAAGGAATTGAGGAAGTCTTGGCCAAGGAAATAGATGCTACGATATTTTGCTTATTGGACAAAATTGAGCTTATCAAGGAAGAAGTTGAGAAAAAGCATCCATTGGCATTAAAGTTTGATGTTTCGACAACCAACACACTGGAGCTTATTGATCTTCTCCTAGAAAATTTGAAGGAGCTGGCAAGCTGTAAAGTTGATGCAGTTTCTTTTGCAGAGGATAGAGTTAACTTCTTAAGATCGTACTTGAAGAAGACCGTGAAGCATCCCACCAGGCATCCAAACCTCCATCTTCAAAATATGCAAGAGGATCTTTTATTCTTAAGATCATTCATGGAAAATAATTTGGAGCAGCTCAACCAGAACGAAAAGCTCCCAATTGAAACAATGCAGAATGATCTTGTTTTCTTAAGATCATTCTTGGAAAATAACAGGGAGCAACACAACCAGCATGAAGAGCTCCAAGCTATTTGGAGTCAGGTTATTGAGGTGGCACACAAGGCAGAGTTTGTTATCGACTCCTTAGTAGTTGGAGATGTGTCATTTTATTCTCTGATGTTACTTGACAACATCACAGAAGAAATTAAGCTTGTTAAGAGTGAAGCCCAGAATGCAACCACAATCTCGAAGCATGTGACATCACAAG CAAGAAGCAAGTGGAGTACTGGAACAACCCACCAGGAGTCGCACCAGGTAGCAAACCAGGAATCCCACCAAGTACTTGACGAAGTTAATCTTGTCAAAACTGAACTCTCAAAGATTGATGACGAAAAGGATGTCTTCAAAGCTCAGAAAACTACCATGGTTCTGAACCAGGCGTTCTACTGGCTTCCTAATTTTTCCAAAGCAGCAATAAGCAAGTGGAGAGGCGAAAAGACTGAGACCTTGGAGATTGAAGCCGATAAGTACGTCATTGAAGCCCAAGAAGTTACCAAGAGCCCGAGGGACATGCCATCACAGAGTAGTATCTCAGCAATCAATGAAGTTGTTGTAGATCTGAAGGATCAGGAGCAAGCAATAATTGATCAACTTATAGGAGGATCAAAACAGTTCAACATCGTGTCCATAGTGGGCATGCCTGGAATAGGTAAGACAACTTTGGCACAAAAAGTCTACCATGATCCTTCAATTATATCTCACTTCCACATTCTTGCATGGTGTTGTATCTCCCAAGTATATAGCAAGAAAGATTTGTTACTAGAAATTTTAGCTTGCATTGACGAGAAAGATGAATATGCTGAAAGGAATGAAAATGATTTGGCTAACACACTTCGTAAACACTTGAAGCAAAAGAAGTATCTCACAGTTTTGGATGACGTTTGGGACACTGAGGCATGGAATGCTTTGAAAGAATCATTCCCAGATGATACCAATGGGAGCAGAATTCTCTTAACAAGTCGAAACCAGGAGATTCCTGGTAAGCCTCACCTTCTTCGGCTACTTACTGAAGAAGAAGGATGGGAATTACTACAAAGAAAGCTGGAAGTTACCAGGGAAGAAGGCTATCCTCCAGAACTAGATGTTCTTGGGAGGCAAATAGCAAAAAATTGTAATGGGCTGCCACTGTCAATTGTCATTATATCTGGAATTCTTGCAACCCTGGATCAAGATGGTTGGGAGAAAGTTGCAGAAAGGCTAAGTTCAAATAGCGTGGTTGGTGCCACAGGACAATGCAAGAGTATATTAGAGCTGAGTTATGTACATCTACCTGACCATTTGAAACCATGTCTTCTTTACTTTGGAGCATTTAGAGAAGATCAAGAAATACCTATCCGGAGGTTGATGTGGTTATTGGTAGCAGAAGGATTTGTGCAGAAAAATGAGTTGGAGAGCACAGAGAAAATAGCAGAAGGCTATATAATGGCTCTAATTAACAGAAGCTTGGTTATGGTGGGGCAACGAAGATCCACAGGTGGGGTCAAGACCTGCCGCATTCATGATTTGTTACATGTGTTCTGTGTTGGAAAAGCCAAAGatcaaaattttctacatttgGTACAAGGGtatgatgaatttcttgaattgGATGAGTTACAACACCCACGTCGGTTATCCATTTACTGTCAACCAAAGCAATTTGCGAAGTCAAGGATATTTTGTCCCCACCTACGCTCTCTACAACATTCTACATCTGGTGTTAGAAGGCGTGAAGTATCATACAGCTTATCCTGCATTCATCAGATGAAACTTCTTAGAGTATTGGATTTGGGACATATTAGTTTAGGTTTTACTTTTCCGAATGAATTATGCTTGCTCGTTAGGCTGAGGTACTTGGCAGTTCTAGGTAGGATGAACATCATCCCATCCTCACTAGCTAACCTCCTAGATTTGGAAACTTTTATTGTGACAACATATTATTCAGGTGGTGGCCTTTCTTTATTGCAAGATGCTTTCTGGAATATGCAGAAATTGAGGCATCTTCATGTACGTGGTGCTCTGATTGATCTTAGTTTGGCCAATGACAACCCTGAATCCTCGTCTGTCTTGTATAACTTAGACACCTTTTCTACTCCAAAGCTTTACGTAGGGCAAAGCTTGGATGCGATGATAAGAAAGTTTCCAAATATCCGCGAACTGAAATGCTGTCTCCTAGAATCAGAGGAATCTACTAGTGACAGCATCAAGATTGTGGCAATGGACTCTCTCAGGCAACTTGAATCACTAAAGCTGCTTCTTAGTCAGGTGAGTCCACATCATATTGAACTTCTTCTCCCCTCAAATCTTAGACGGTTGACCCTGGTGGACTTTTCTTGGAGTCTACTTTCCTCCGTTGGACAGCTATCCAATCTTGAGGTTCTCAAATTAATCGGACAATCTGATGGTGATGGGGTTAAGGAATGGGACATGGAAGAAGGACTCTTCCCCAATCTCAAAGTCTTGATGTTGAAATCCTTGAATATAGTCTGCTGGAAGGGCTCGGAAGATAATTTTCCCTGTCTTGAGAAATTAGTTTTGGAAGATTGTGTGGAATTAGAAGAGCTCCCTTCCTGTTTATGGGAAACATTAACTCTTCAATTGATCGAGGTGCATGGATGTCTATACTCTACTGGAGATTTAGCTCGAGATATCATGGAAAAACAGATGGACTATGGAAATGAGGATCTGAAAATCTGCATCTCAGGGGAAATTGAGGATACTTCTTCATGGTCCGATTGA